A stretch of DNA from Malus sylvestris chromosome 9, drMalSylv7.2, whole genome shotgun sequence:
TGTCACTTAGACACAATTACAATATGAACCCTACACTTGGTAAAATTACTAAAGTGAATACACAACTAAATACAAGGCTTATTCATTCCAAAATCACATTAGCTCAATGCTTATACACTAACAGTTACCAACTGAGTGATGCCCTACCACAAAAGGCTTGGTTGCAGTCATTAGTATGGAATGTTCTAAGGAAACTCCACAGTTATTGTGAATGAGAATACAAGACTTTGCTCGCCCCTAAAGTGGGGTTGATGCTAATCTTTCATTGATTGTCATTAGATTAATTTGGTTCAATTAATTTAGGACAGAGATCTTAACATTTAAACTAATGTAACGGCAATTAATAGAGGAGTGTGCATCACACCTTCACTTTATGGGAAGAGCAAAAATGCACACTAGactttatattaattttaaattttaattagggtttagggttttgctCCAAGGGTTGGAGCAAGTTAGAGTaagtttagaacctaaaatttgagttttactccaaaGGTTAGAGTAGGTCCAAGGGGGTGAGGGTGGGCTTAACCTcgcaataggctagcaataatgtggttcaaattcgccttagGCGAGagtcaaacctaagacctctcacttacaagtgaagaggaatatcactagaccgtagtactaagtggcaatagTACTACGACAATAcatacgatattatctacattaagggatgGGGGAGTAGGGCAAGCCTCACAAAGCACTagccataataatttggttcaaattcgtccttggtaagaatcaaacctaagacttatcacttacaagtgaagaggaatgcCACTAGATCGTAGTTCTAAAGGGTTAGTTTAGTGTTGTTATGCTTTTTAAATAGTTGTTTTTGTtgtgctttaagaataatcagcTCTAAAGTAAAGCAGTTGAGCTTTTGgtaaactatatttttaaaagtgttgCAAGTATGAAATCATTATCATGGCGTTCGGTAAATATTATTATAAAAGTGTTGTACTAATGTATACTGACAAAAATAGACATGATTTTAAATGTGCTTTTGactaattcctttttttttcttttctttttttctttttaaagacTTTCACTtgttactaattttttttctttaaaattatcTTAACCTTGGCATTgacgaaagaaaaaataaaaataaaacaactaTCTTTTAATTGtatcagtgttctaaaaattcccATCTAGCTCCGTATAGGCTCTAGGCCCGGCCACCGTCCCGATTAATCCctaggtgtttgaaaattatGAACGCTTAGGCACTCAGCTAGCCCGTATCTGTCTAGGTACAACTCTCACTTatacaaaaaatagataactttcattttgtattttattttttcaataaactataaaacaaaaaacttgtTGAATAATTGGataaacactcattatatgaTTTTCCCCATGTTTTCGGCACATGCCATCTAGAAGTATATATGAACAACATTGACGGTTGAATTgttgaaactaatttttctCTTGGCCAAAAACTTTGCCCAACGAAGAAAAGTTTGCTCGTCGAACGATGTTTGTCTGGTAAAGggctttgaaaaaccaaaacattGACCACTATTTCCGACAAAAGTTAATTCGTCGAGCGAAATTCGTCGAACAAATGATAATTTTTAGAAGAGATTGTTAAGTTTTTACAGAACTACTATGCTGCATATAGCTAGAGTGCCCTGAAATACAAGCAACAATATGACAAAAGATTACTTCAAAGTTAAAGTAAAAATGACTAACTTCTAACTTAtaactaataaattaaaatgacTAACTTCATTGGAAACAATAGATCAATATTTATCAAACCcatgagtcattttatagaacaAAACATCACCAcgcaagaaaaagagaaaaagcacacctaaaaaaaaaaatgaattcttTAATACAAAAACCATAAAATCCAAGGAAGcagattgtctaccctccttTTACCATGCCCttcccatcccctcctatttacgtggtcacggttaagtcacgtcaacatgttttattatctctataaaaaattaatataaaatattgaagtggtttaaccgtgaccgcacagtGTAGGACGGGATGGAAAGGGCATACAATCTACCTCCAAAATCCAAAGCTTGAGTTCGTACCTTTGAAGAGTTCAAAGAGATTGACTGAGAAATATGCAGGTGAGGTTGTGCAAGTTCAGGGATTAGGGCTagggttttccgtatatataacAGAGTGTAAGAAAATAGGGCTAGATGAAGTCATCTAGAAAAATAGAATGGGTACTGTAGGTATAGAGAAATTTTCATTAGTCTTCTTTTTAAATTAGCTTTGGAAGCAACCCAACAATGGATTTTAAAAACTACTATAAGAAGGCCCAAACTTTAAAGATAAGCAAGCTTATAAATATTTACCAAACAAATTTTAGTACTTTACTTTAAAACGGAGCaaattttaggaaaaaaaaaaacaattccaAACGGAAACTAACTGGCAtagtttgatatttttttttaataataaatctGAAAACATTTGAGACTCTTTGGTTGAACAATAACATTTCGTGAATAACCCCAAACCAACGTGCTAGTGTATGGGTAACCCTCCATTATATCTGCAAATCATACAGAACTAGGGATGGACAATGGTTATGCGGACGGGTAACCGTGGTTAATTTATCTATAACCATTTATGTTTATACccgcataaccatttacccgttgggtaattgcttAAACgcttatacccatacccataaccgtttataaacggttaaccatacccataaccgcatacccatttaaccataaccgtttaatactcatttacccatttatccttttttaacccgtttatcttttttttttaccattatcattttttcacccgtctacatgttttttaacaacttgaaaataaaaaaaaaatttcatattttttttttgacaattaaacaccgttataggtacattcatcatacatttccatattttaattttttaagttcttATACCATtataataattgaaataatagtttacggactatatttttaactgttaccaatgaaggtaaatataatatttgctaagtattattgggttacaaaaattgtttagaagacatttttgtcaaagcatttctgtcaatttcacggttacccgcaaggaatttaaattaatttggcaaattccttgatgatgagaatcatcattcctgtagtagtgttattgagaaaatgattgatgaattccttgctaatttattgggtgctaagtattattggatcgagaatATGGTTtatgttagttttacatatataaaataaatgggtaaacggttacccgtttataaccgtggttaatacccataaccgcccatttaaatttcgcgggtaaacggttatatccataaccgtttatttatctaaacgggtacctataaccgtaaccgtttaatttaaatgggcgggtaaccacggttacccataaccaatgggtatttgcccatccctatacAGAACTAGATGCACGTGACAGGGATTTATAAATTCTTCTTTGGAATAAGTTGCTCttattgtggagcaaaaaataatctcaCAAATCATGGAGGtcacacgtggatttttggacaagaaAGATGAGATTACTCTCGAGGCACATCAGAATTCTCAATCCCATGTAATAGACAATAATAGTTCAATCTATGAAGAGTCAAAAGTGATCAATacggtatttattcaaatccctctCATCACTTTTCATCAATCCcttattgattttattcaaaaagtaactcccaaaacttcctatttaatttaggaATAATTGTCATGTTGATTGCaaaatattatttcacataatatcttgcaattattcacCCAATTACACTATCTATGGCCGTCCATTCTCCACCAATAGGGCCGTCCAccctcctataaataccccacTTATCCCACTAAAATGCTAAGCCATTTTctacccacaaactcctaaacacattcttttcaaaattctaactttggtatCGGAGATTCTTCGATCAAGCCccctcattcatcgtgggcacgtgaggttTTTGGACTTAATCGAATGTggtattattttgcaggtgcattttcgtcaaatgaAGAGATGGTGAAAATTTACATCCACACTTATTACATGTTTTAGTAATGCATATAGTGCAATTTTAATCCCTACTATCCATAATTATGTGTTAATACCTGTGAAATTAATTCTCAACATTGGGTCATTGAAATATATCAAAAGAGTTCGAAAATATTGATCAAGGTTATGCCACTTATTGCAATATATTCTTTGTTCACCAAAGTGGCTTAAGTACATAAATATAGTATATATTTTGCATCCATTTATTTGGATAAAgggattaattaattaattaatcaattggTTTTCATATTATGAAAACCAATTGACACCCATATCCTTAACAGATCCTGGAGAAATTTCGTCCAACACTTTCTCTTGGCCCTTGGGGTAATATATTCCAGTCTTCTCATGGGGAACCCATATATTGTTATCATTATTTTCTCCCATTTGGTTCTTGTTCTTCGCTTCATCACCTTCAGACTTCACCGTCTCACGTACCATATCTGCAGAAGAGCTTTGCTTATGAAAACCTTTTCGACTCATTGGCCTGCACAAGtacgtacacacacacacacacatatatatatgttagaCAATAAAGTTGAGCTAGCTAGAGCTTGATTAAACAATATATTGTAGAAATCCTCTGTGAGTTTATTTTTTGAATCTTCATAAAGTGTGTTGGTACGTTAcaaatattttcaaaaattaaatcaaGCAAAATTTTGGATCTCGATCTCCACTCTTAGCTTAGCAGAATTGAGTTAAATGATGGATTTGTCTCCGTTGATATCAGACCAAACAACTTGATTGCATATCATATCGAATTTAACCACATGTACTCCACATCAAGcaacatacatatatatttatattcaaaTGCAGTAGTCAGT
This window harbors:
- the LOC126583164 gene encoding uncharacterized protein LOC126583164, giving the protein MATVLARGAQTINSVVFKPMSRKGFHKQSSSADMVRETVKSEGDEAKNKNQMGENNDNNIWVPHEKTGIYYPKGQEKVLDEISPGSVKDMGVNWFS